A genomic stretch from Leishmania donovani BPK282A1 complete genome, chromosome 36 includes:
- a CDS encoding guanylate kinase-like protein, with product MSVAPKAPMPAISSVAAASAAHKTAQQAVGPLKGTVALRRLVDMLLFVGPSGSGKSTVIRRLQRDWPTLFEFSVSHTTRCPRRGEVHGQHYYFVTMEEFQQLVDAGHMIEYSRLCMPETSSSTPPLSKPVGNLYGTSKKALHTVLARNRVVLMDTDLLGAINIRRYCSREVVSTRPVTVSQAQRSMAQRDDDAAPAAQTLLTLSMPRHASVSLENEHAADPTTANPSKDSMLPSSPFYAAPVVTRTLRCMIIFIAPPSMQVLEQRLRERKTETEASIQLRMKVNRQWMQWAKENQSFFDHYIVNDNLDLCYAKVREIVRAEVLMVDSTL from the coding sequence ATGAGCGTGGCACCAAAAGCGCCGATGCCAGCGATTTCATCggttgccgccgcgtctgCTGCCCACAAAACTGCTCAGCAGGCCGTGGGCCCTCTCAAGGGCACTGTCGCCCTCAGGCGCCTCGTGGATATGCTTTTGTTTGTCGGGCCAAGCGGCTCTGGCAAGTCTACGGTGATtcgccggctgcagcgggaCTGGCCCACGCTATTTGAGTTCAGCGTGAGCCACACAACCCGTTGcccgcggcgcggcgaggTGCATGGGCAGCACTACTACTTTGTCACCATGGAAGAGTTCCAGCAGCTGGTCGACGCGGGTCACATGATTGAATACTCGCGGCTCTGCATGCCCGAaacgtcgtcgtcgacgcctcCGCTGAGCAAGCCAGTCGGCAACCTCTACGGGACTAGCAAGAAAGCCCTGCACACGGTGCTCGCGCGCAATCGCGTCGTGCTAATGGACACTGATCTGCTCGGCGCCATCAACATTCGGCGTTACTGCTCTCGTGAGGTGGTGAGCACGAGGCCGGTGACCGTTTcgcaagcgcagcgcagTATGGCGCAGCGCGACGATGACGCCGCTCCGGCCGCGCAGACCCTGCTAACCCTCTCCATGCCTCGGCATGCATCCGTCTCTCTGGAGAACGAGCACGCCGCGGACCCCACGACTGCGAATCCATCCAAGGATTCGATGTTGCCGTCGTCCCCTTTCTATGCCGCACCCGTGgtcacacgcacgctgcgctgcatgATCATTTTCATCGCGCCACCTAGCATgcaggtgctggagcagcggctgcgggaACGAAAGACCGAAACAGAAGCTTCGATCCAGCTGCGCATGAAGGTGAATCGGCAGTGGATGCAGTGGGCCAAGGAGAATCAGTCGTTCTTTGACCACTACATCGTGAACGACAACCTTGATCTCTGCTACGCCAAGGTGAGGGAGATTGTGCGGGCAGAGGTGCTCATGGTGGACAGCACTCTGTGA
- a CDS encoding protein kinase, putative, translating to MRMPSVFTAPSTYMADLEVGAATSYHAHSEAATAGESDTCKPAATTASTRPPLAPHAADADAHNAVELSISSTAVAPAYQLRGELGRGQYGCVYLVEECVRHHLLAVKATYDPIQVAAVRERQRRQERQQQKPSKGSGGCAREAAFSPYAQHEEGHAVVPFPPLLPHFSNEVMCLRECHSPFIVRLEGADKGENGEDLLLMEYVDCGDLRREIRRRCAAGTPFTETEAVFVFLQLCMAVDHLHQLNILHHDLKPENVMLSSTGIIKLGDFGFAKKYREPVSQRVASTGCGTPYYLSPEALRGDRYSLKSEMWALGVILYELLALTGPFAAATRAELRAKVHSSDYAKLPATYSNELRSVCYQLLTLDPDQRPSTRDLFQDNEYLREKLNALRRISECSVNMSTEEKGSMFHSISAALRRKPPSAKGPATASFNLGWGGSCKISSHGHGSARPEAAPKPRVERPVEMTPVARTRSVC from the coding sequence ATGAGGATGCCGTCAGTCTTTACTGCGCCATCGACGTACATGGCCGACCTCGAAGTCGGCGCGGCGACTTCATACCACGCGCACTCCGAAGCCGCCACGGCAGGTGAGAGCGATACGTGCAAGccggctgccaccaccgcatcAACACGGCCGCCTTTGGCGCCGCACGCTGCGGACGCGGATGCACACAATGCAGTGGAGCTGTCGATCAGCAGCACTGCTGTAGCGCCGGCTTATCAGCTACGCGGCGAGCTCGGCCGTGGCCAGTACGGCTGCGTCTACTTGGTGGAAGAGTGTGTGCGGCACCATCTGCTCGCTGTGAAAGCTACGTACGACCCGATTCAAGTCGCTGCGGTGCGTGaacggcagaggcgccaggagcggcaacagcagaaGCCGTCCAAGGGCTCTGGTGGCTGTGCTCGAGAGGCAGCGTTCTCGCCGTACGCGCAACACGAAGAGGGCCACGCTGTGGTACCGTTTCCACCCCTACTGCCGCACTTCAGCAACGAGGTTATGTGTCTGCGGGAGTGCCACTCGCCCTTCATTGTCCGCCTTGAGGGGGCCGATAAAGGTGAGAACGGCGAGGATCTGCTGCTCATGGAATACGTCGACTGCGGAGATCTTCGCCGAGAGAttcggcgacggtgcgccgCGGGCACGCCCTTTACCGAGACAGAAGCCGTCTTTGTGTTCCTGCAGCTCTGTATGGCTGTCGATCACTTGCATCAGCTGAACATCTTGCATCACGACTTGAAGCCAGAGAACGTCATGCTCAGTAGCACCGGCATCATCAAGCTCGGGGACTTTGGTTTTGCAAAGAAGTACAGGGAGCCGGTATCCCAGCGTGTCGCATCGACGGGGTGTGGCACTCCGTACTACCTCAGCCCTGAGGCACTCCGTGGCGACCGGTACTCTCTCAAGAGCGAGATGTGGGCACTCGGTGTCATCCTCTACGAACTCCTGGCACTCACCGGCCcctttgctgctgcgacgcgcGCGGAGCTGCGAGCCAAAGTTCACAGCTCCGACTACGCCAAGCTGCCGGCAACCTACTCAAATGAGCTGCGGTCGGTGTGCTATCAACTACTGACCCTCGACCCCGACCAGCGCCCCTCGACGCGCGACCTGTTCCAGGACAACGAATACCTGCGCGAAAAGCTCAACGCGCTACGCCGCATCTCCGAGTGCTCCGTGAATATGAGCACGGAGGAGAAAGGCTCCATGTTTCATTCGATTAGTGCTGCACTGCGCCGCAAGCCGCCAAGCGCGAAAGgacccgccaccgcctcgttTAACCTTGGATGGGGTGGCAGCTGCAAAATTAGCTCTCATGGTCATGGCAGCGCGCGACCTGAAGCAGCACCGAAGCCTCGAGTGGAAAGACCGGTAGAGATGACGCCAGTTGCGCGGACCCGCAGTGTATGCTAA